The stretch of DNA CGCGCAGCGGCCGGGGGCGTCGGGAGCGGGTGCAGGTCAGCCGATCGGGTCGACGACGCCGTGGTCGGTCACCGTCGACGCGAGGCGCGCCAGGTGCTCCGAGCCGTCCCCGAGCGTGTGGTCGATCGCGGTCAGGCGGCTGGTGTAGTGGCCCACCGAGTACTCGGCCGTCATGCCGATGCCGCCGTGCAGCTGGATCGCCTCCTGGCCGATGTGCCGGCCGGCGCGCGAGACCTGCATCTTCGCGCGCGACGCCGCCTCGACGGCCCGCTCGGGCTCGTCCTGCAGCACCAGCGTGGCCCACGTGACTGTGCTGCGCGCCAGCTCCGCCGACACGTACAGGTCGGCCGCGCGGAACGTCAGCGCCTGGAACGTGTTCAGCGGGACGCCGAACTGCTTGCGCGTCTTCAGGTACTCCGTGGTGGTGCGCAGCGCGACGTCCATCGCGCCGACCGCCTCATGGCCCAGGGCGATCTGGCCCCGCGCCTTCGCCAGCGCCACCGCGTCCGACGCGTCGGCCGTCGGGTCACCGAGCGGCGTGGCGGCGGCGCCGTCGAACGCCACCCGGGCGGCACGGCCGCCGTCGTGGGTGCGGTAGCCGGTGCGCTCCACGCCGTCCGCGGACGGGTCGACGAGGAACACGCCGACACCGGCATCGGTGCGGGCCGTGACGACCAGCAGGTCCGCGCGGGCTCCGTGCAGCACCGGCTCCTTGACGCCCGACAGCGTCCAGGTGTCGCCCGACGCCGTCGCGACGACCGCGTCGCCGATGTCGTGGTGGGCGAGCGAGAGCACCAGGGCGCCCTCGGCGACCCTGCCGATCACGTCGGCCCGCTGCTCGGCGGAACCCAGGTCCGCGACGAGGCCGCCGGCCAGGATCGTCTCGAGGTACGGCTCGGGCGCGAGCACGCGCCCGATCTCCTCGGCGACGATCGAGACCTCCACCGGTCCGGCACCGAAGCCGCCGTCCTCCTCGGCGAACGGCAGGCCCAGGGCGCCCAGTTCGGCGAGCTGGGTCCAGGTCTTCTCCGAGAAGCCGGGGTCGGTCTTGGTGATCTCGCGACGGGTCTCCGTCGAGTCGTAGCTCTTGCTCAGCAGGCCGCGGACGGCGTCGCGCAGTGCGGTCTGCTCGGAGTCGAGGGTGAAGTCCATGGCTGCCTCACAGTCCCAGGATGGTCTTGGCGATGATCTGACGCTGCACCTCGTTGGAGCCGCCGTAGATCGACGCCTTCCGGAAGTTGAGGTACTGCGGGGTGCTGACGCGCGCCCAGTCCGGCACGCCGGAGCCGTCGCCGGCGCCCGACGCGAGCGACAGCGGACCGGCGAGGTCGACGTACAGCTCGGTGACGGCCTGCTGCAGCTCGGTGCCGCGCAGCTTGAGCACCGACGAGGCCGGGTGCGGCTTGCCGTCGGCCGAGTGCGCGACGACGCGCAGCGCCGTCAGCTCGAGCGCGAGCAGCTCGTTCTCGAGCCCGGCGACGCGCGTGGCGAGGACGGGGTCGCCGGCGATGCGGTCGCCGGCGAGCTCCTTCGCGGCGGCGAGCCAGCGCTTCGTCGACCCGACGGGGGCCACGCCGACGCGCTCGTTGCCGAGCAGGAACTTGGCGTAGTCCCAGCCGCGGTTCTCCTCGCCGACGAGGTTCTCGGCCGGGACGCGGACGTCCTCGAAGAAGACCTCGTTGACCTCGTGGCCGCCGTCGATCAGCTCGATGGGGCGGACGGTGAGGCCGGGCGACGTCATGTCGATCAGCAGGAAGGAGATGCCCTGCTGCTTCTTGGGCGCGTCGGGATCGGTGCGCACCAGGGTGAAGATCCAGTCGCCGTACTGGCCGAGCGTGGTCCACGTCTTCTGGCCGTTGACGACGTACTCGTCGCCCTCGCGACGGGCGACCGTGCGCAGCGACGCGAGGTCGGAGCCGGCGTCGGGCTCGGAGAAGCCCTGCGACCACCAGATGTCGAGGTTCGCGGTGGCGGGGAGGAAGCGCTCCTTGACCTCCTGCGAGCCGAACGCGGCGATGACCGGGCCGACCATGGACGCGTTGAACGCGAGCGGCGCGGGCACGCTGGCGAGCTGCATCTCCTCGTGCCAGATGTGGCGCTGCAGCGGCGTCCAGTCCTTGCCGCCCCACTCGACGGGCCAGTTCGGCACGGCGAGCCCGGCAGCGTTCAGGATCTGCTGCGTCTCGACGATCTGGTCCTTCGTCAGCTCACGGCGGGCCGCGACGGTGTCGCGGATGGACTGCGGGACCTGGGTGGTGAAGAACGTGCGCATCTCCTCGCGGAACGCGGCGTCCTCCTCGGACAGGCGAAGCTTCATGGCAACTCTCCGGTCAGTAAGCGCTTGCTTAGCCAGCACGATACGCCCTGCCCCGTCAGCCTGCCAGGGGCCCACGACGTCGGCCCGGTGAACGGGTCGGGGTCAGCCGCGACGACCGCGTCCGGCGCGGGCGCGGAGGGGCCCGACCAGGCGCGGACCGGCCAGGCGACGCTCCAGCCGGCGGGCCTCGTGGCCGAGCGGCTGCGCGACGTACTGCCCGAGCAGCACGCCGGACGCGAGGGCGATGGCGATGCCCGCTGCCGTGATCATCGGCAGCAGCCCGCTGATGTCCTCGCCCGCGAGGAGCGAGAGCGCCCGGTAGATCGACAGGCCGGGCAGCAGCGGCACGATGCACGAGACCACGACCACGAGCGGCGGCACGCGGAAGTTGCGCGCCATGTAGTAGCCGAGGAAGCCGATCGTGAACGCTGCGACGCCCGCGGCGCCCGGCCGGCCGACGTCGGACTGGGTCACCAGCAGGAAGGCCCCGGACGTCAGCGCCGCCAGCAGGGCGATCGGCGTCACGATGCGCTTCGGGGAGTAGGCCGAGACCGCGAAGGCTCCGGCGGTGACGCCCGCCCCCAGCATCACGCCCGGCAGCTGCCCCAGGCCGGAGGCGCCCGGGTCGATGCTCAGGTCGAGCCCGAGCCACCCGCCCACGTGCAGGCCCGCGGAGACACCGACGATGATCCCGACCGTCGCGATCATCACCTCCATCAGGCGCGCGTTGGCCGTGATCGTGAACCCGGTCAGGGCGTCCTGGATCGCGCCGATGAAGCCCAGGCCGGCGAGCAGCATGACGATGGCGGCGGTGACGACGACCGAGGGGTCCACGGGAGCCGGCGACGCCGCGACCGCCACGGCGATGAGCGTGCCGACGAGCGCGCCGGCGACCTGGGAGTAGAAGAACGGCAGCCGCAGCCGCTCGATCCGACGCTGCACGACCTCGATGACCGACCCTGCCACCGCCGCCACGGCCAGCACGATCCAGCTGCCGCCGAGGAGCAGGGCGATGCCGGCGCCGGTGACGCCCCAGCTGGCGGTGATCGCCCACCGTGGCCGGGGGTGGCCGGTCGAGGCGATCCGCAGGACCCGCGAGGCGGCCTCGTCCCGGTCGATCTCGCCCGCGAGCAGCGCCCGGACCAGCAGGTCGACCGCCGTGAGGTCCGCGTAGTCGACCTCGCGGTGCGTCACGTGCCGACGCATGACGATGGGCGTGTCGTCGACGCTCTCCTGGTGGCTGAGCATCAGCGACGTGAACGTGACGTCGACCAGCGTGTGCCGCAGCCCGAGGTGGTGGGTGACCGATGCCATGGTCGCGGTCACGTCGGCCGCGCCAGCCCCGTTCGACAGCAGCAGCTCGCCGATCCGCAGGGCGAGGTCGAGCGTGCGCTGCACGTCCTTGGTGTCGCTCACGGGCACCATGGTGACGGGTGCGGCGCGGCGACGTCGTGGCGGCCACGGCGAACGCTGCCGGACCGCCCGGGTGTCGGTATTCTCGGACGCCAGGAGGTCACACCATGTCGGACATCGTCGACGACGGACTCGACGCGCGGCTCGCGGCGATCGCCCAGCAGCTCGCGGCCGAGGACACGCCGGAGAGCACCGCCGAGCGGCTCACCACCCTCTCGCTGGAGCTGGTGCGCGGTGCCAGCGAAGCGGGCGTCTCGCTCGTGCGGGGCCGGGGCCGCGTGGAGACCGTGGCGCCCACGAGCGACCTCGTCGCCTGGGCCGACGACCTGCAGCACGAGCTGTCCGAAGGTCCCTGCGTCGACGCCCTGCACGCCGACGAGGTCGACGTGCCCGACCTGGCCGCCGACGCGCGCTGGCCGTCGTGGCGCCCGAACGTCGTCGGCAAGGGCGTGCGCTCGATGTTCTGCGTGCAGCTGGCGCTCGCCGACCGCGAGCTCGGCGCGCTCAACCTGTACGCCACCGAGCCCGAGGCGTTCGACGAGGCCGACCGGATCGCCGCCCGGCACCTGGCGAGCCACGCCGCCATCGCCATCGCGTCGGCACGCGAGCGCAGCACCCTGCGGGAGGCGCTTGCCACCCGCACCGTGATCGGGCAGGCCGAGGGGATCCTCATGGAGCGCTTCGGTGTCGACGCCGACCAGGCCTTCGGCGTGCTCGTGCGCTACTCCCAGCACCGCAACGAGAAGCTGGCGGTCGTCGCGCAAGAGGTCGTGCGCACGCGCACCCTCCCCGACGACGCCTGACCTGCGGCCGACCCACGCGGTCACGTCAGCGCTGCCGGCCCGTCGCCCAGGTCCGGTGGATGCTCCGGCAGCTCGCCGCTCTCGACGAGGTGCCGGGCGACGTCGCGCAGCTTCAGGTTCAGGTGCTGCGAGTGCCGCACCAGCAC from Aeromicrobium erythreum encodes:
- a CDS encoding acyl-CoA dehydrogenase family protein, with protein sequence MDFTLDSEQTALRDAVRGLLSKSYDSTETRREITKTDPGFSEKTWTQLAELGALGLPFAEEDGGFGAGPVEVSIVAEEIGRVLAPEPYLETILAGGLVADLGSAEQRADVIGRVAEGALVLSLAHHDIGDAVVATASGDTWTLSGVKEPVLHGARADLLVVTARTDAGVGVFLVDPSADGVERTGYRTHDGGRAARVAFDGAAATPLGDPTADASDAVALAKARGQIALGHEAVGAMDVALRTTTEYLKTRKQFGVPLNTFQALTFRAADLYVSAELARSTVTWATLVLQDEPERAVEAASRAKMQVSRAGRHIGQEAIQLHGGIGMTAEYSVGHYTSRLTAIDHTLGDGSEHLARLASTVTDHGVVDPIG
- a CDS encoding acyl-CoA dehydrogenase family protein encodes the protein MKLRLSEEDAAFREEMRTFFTTQVPQSIRDTVAARRELTKDQIVETQQILNAAGLAVPNWPVEWGGKDWTPLQRHIWHEEMQLASVPAPLAFNASMVGPVIAAFGSQEVKERFLPATANLDIWWSQGFSEPDAGSDLASLRTVARREGDEYVVNGQKTWTTLGQYGDWIFTLVRTDPDAPKKQQGISFLLIDMTSPGLTVRPIELIDGGHEVNEVFFEDVRVPAENLVGEENRGWDYAKFLLGNERVGVAPVGSTKRWLAAAKELAGDRIAGDPVLATRVAGLENELLALELTALRVVAHSADGKPHPASSVLKLRGTELQQAVTELYVDLAGPLSLASGAGDGSGVPDWARVSTPQYLNFRKASIYGGSNEVQRQIIAKTILGL
- a CDS encoding threonine/serine ThrE exporter family protein, which gives rise to MVPVSDTKDVQRTLDLALRIGELLLSNGAGAADVTATMASVTHHLGLRHTLVDVTFTSLMLSHQESVDDTPIVMRRHVTHREVDYADLTAVDLLVRALLAGEIDRDEAASRVLRIASTGHPRPRWAITASWGVTGAGIALLLGGSWIVLAVAAVAGSVIEVVQRRIERLRLPFFYSQVAGALVGTLIAVAVAASPAPVDPSVVVTAAIVMLLAGLGFIGAIQDALTGFTITANARLMEVMIATVGIIVGVSAGLHVGGWLGLDLSIDPGASGLGQLPGVMLGAGVTAGAFAVSAYSPKRIVTPIALLAALTSGAFLLVTQSDVGRPGAAGVAAFTIGFLGYYMARNFRVPPLVVVVSCIVPLLPGLSIYRALSLLAGEDISGLLPMITAAGIAIALASGVLLGQYVAQPLGHEARRLERRLAGPRLVGPLRARAGRGRRG
- a CDS encoding GAF and ANTAR domain-containing protein, with the translated sequence MSDIVDDGLDARLAAIAQQLAAEDTPESTAERLTTLSLELVRGASEAGVSLVRGRGRVETVAPTSDLVAWADDLQHELSEGPCVDALHADEVDVPDLAADARWPSWRPNVVGKGVRSMFCVQLALADRELGALNLYATEPEAFDEADRIAARHLASHAAIAIASARERSTLREALATRTVIGQAEGILMERFGVDADQAFGVLVRYSQHRNEKLAVVAQEVVRTRTLPDDA